In Pseudomonas sp. GCEP-101, one DNA window encodes the following:
- a CDS encoding RluA family pseudouridine synthase, whose product MPLSQIEFVHEDAALLVVNKPTLLLSVPGRADDNKDCLITRLQENGYPEARIVHRLDWETSGLIVLARDADSHRELSRQFHDRETEKAYTALCWGEPELDSGRIEAPLRYDPPTKPRHVVDFEQGRHALTFWRVMERHGNWSRVELTPITGRSHQLRVHMLSIGHPLLGDRLYAEGEALTLRDRLCLHASMLALTHPQTGERLRFESPAPF is encoded by the coding sequence ATGCCGCTTTCCCAGATCGAATTCGTCCACGAGGACGCCGCCCTCTTGGTGGTGAACAAGCCCACCCTGCTGCTCTCGGTGCCCGGCCGCGCGGACGACAACAAGGACTGCCTGATCACCCGCCTGCAGGAAAACGGCTATCCGGAAGCGCGCATCGTCCACCGCCTGGACTGGGAAACCTCCGGCCTGATCGTGCTGGCCCGCGATGCCGACAGCCACCGCGAGCTGTCCCGCCAGTTCCACGACCGCGAGACCGAGAAGGCCTACACCGCGCTGTGCTGGGGCGAACCCGAGCTGGACAGCGGGCGAATCGAAGCGCCGCTGCGCTATGACCCACCGACCAAGCCGCGCCACGTGGTGGACTTCGAGCAGGGCCGCCATGCGCTGACCTTCTGGCGGGTGATGGAGCGCCACGGCAACTGGAGCCGCGTCGAGCTCACGCCGATCACCGGCCGCTCCCACCAGTTGCGCGTGCACATGCTGAGCATCGGTCACCCGCTGCTGGGCGACCGCCTGTACGCCGAAGGCGAAGCCCTCACCCTGCGCGACCGCCTGTGCCTGCACGCCAGCATGCTGGCCCTGACCCACCCGCAGACCGGCGAGCGCCTGCGCTTCGAATCGCCCGCGCCGTTCTGA
- the minE gene encoding cell division topological specificity factor MinE translates to MSLLDFFRSRKSQSSASIAKERLQIIVAHERGNRSQPDYLPQLQKDLLEVIRKYVPIDQEQVQVELANQGSCSILELNITLPER, encoded by the coding sequence ATGAGCCTTTTAGATTTCTTCCGCAGCCGGAAGTCGCAATCCAGCGCCTCTATCGCGAAAGAAAGACTCCAGATCATCGTCGCCCATGAGCGCGGCAACCGTTCGCAACCGGACTACCTCCCGCAGCTGCAGAAAGACCTGCTGGAAGTGATCCGCAAATACGTGCCCATCGACCAGGAACAAGTCCAGGTCGAGCTGGCCAACCAGGGCAGCTGTTCGATCCTGGAACTCAACATCACCCTGCCGGAGCGTTGA
- the minD gene encoding septum site-determining protein MinD has translation MAKILVVTSGKGGVGKTTTSAAIGTGLALRGHKTVIVDFDVGLRNLDLIMGCERRVVYDFVNVINGEATLTQALIKDKRLENLFVLAASQTRDKDALTQEGVGKVIEELKQSFDYVICDSPAGIEKGAHLAMYYADEAIVVTNPEVSSVRDSDRMLGLLASKSARAEKGEEAIKEHLLLTRYNPERVTKGEMLGVEDVEEILAIRLLGVIPESQAVLKASNQGVPVILDEESDAGQAYSDAVERLLGKDMPHRFLDVQKKGFLQRLFGGRE, from the coding sequence TTGGCCAAGATCCTCGTAGTCACTTCCGGTAAGGGTGGCGTCGGTAAAACCACCACCAGCGCAGCCATCGGCACCGGCCTGGCCCTGCGCGGCCACAAGACCGTCATCGTCGACTTCGACGTGGGCCTGCGTAACCTCGACCTGATCATGGGCTGCGAACGCCGCGTGGTGTACGACTTCGTCAACGTCATCAACGGCGAAGCGACCCTGACCCAGGCCCTGATCAAGGACAAGCGCCTCGAAAACCTGTTCGTGCTGGCCGCCAGCCAGACCCGCGACAAGGACGCCCTGACCCAGGAAGGCGTCGGCAAGGTCATCGAAGAACTCAAGCAGTCCTTCGACTACGTGATCTGCGACTCCCCGGCCGGCATCGAGAAAGGTGCCCACCTGGCCATGTACTACGCCGACGAGGCGATTGTCGTGACCAACCCGGAAGTCTCCTCGGTTCGCGACTCCGACCGCATGCTCGGCCTGCTGGCGAGCAAATCCGCCCGCGCCGAGAAAGGCGAGGAAGCGATCAAGGAGCACCTGCTGCTGACCCGCTACAACCCCGAGCGCGTCACCAAGGGCGAAATGCTCGGCGTCGAGGACGTCGAGGAAATCCTGGCCATCCGTCTGCTCGGCGTGATCCCGGAATCCCAGGCGGTGCTCAAGGCATCCAACCAGGGCGTACCGGTCATCCTCGACGAAGAAAGCGATGCCGGCCAGGCGTACAGCGACGCCGTCGAGCGGCTGCTGGGCAAAGACATGCCCCACCGCTTCCTCGACGTGCAGAAGAAAGGATTCCTGCAACGACTGTTCGGAGGACGTGAATGA
- the minC gene encoding septum site-determining protein MinC gives MSQADLLDHDPVFQLKGSMLAVTVLELAHNDLPRLDRQLADKVAQAPNFFRDTPLVLALDKLPDGEGQLDLQGVLDICRRHGLRTLAIRASREEDIRLATMFDIPVLPPSGSSRERVVEARDAVPQVTGAAPVRRPRGEKLAEKVVEQAADAGAQAQAPAARPSDNAQEAKAEKPAASVEEKSADAAETAPEAAVEKPAEPPAPVVRPTKLVTSPVRGGVQIYAAGGDLIVLAPVSPGAELLADGNIHVYGPMRGRALAGVKGDTSARIFCQQLAAELVSIAGNYKVAEDLRRSPQWGQAVHVSLSGDVLNITRL, from the coding sequence ATGAGCCAAGCTGACCTTCTCGACCACGATCCCGTATTCCAGCTCAAGGGCAGCATGCTGGCCGTCACCGTCCTGGAACTGGCCCACAATGACCTGCCGCGCCTGGATCGCCAGCTCGCCGACAAGGTTGCCCAGGCGCCCAACTTCTTCCGCGACACACCGCTGGTGCTGGCGCTGGACAAGCTCCCCGACGGCGAAGGCCAGCTCGACCTGCAGGGCGTGCTGGACATCTGCCGCCGTCACGGCCTGCGCACCCTGGCCATTCGCGCCAGCCGCGAGGAAGACATCCGCCTGGCGACCATGTTCGATATCCCGGTGCTGCCGCCGTCCGGCTCCTCCCGCGAGCGCGTGGTCGAGGCCAGGGATGCCGTGCCGCAGGTGACCGGCGCCGCGCCGGTTCGTCGCCCACGGGGCGAGAAGCTCGCGGAAAAGGTGGTCGAGCAGGCCGCCGACGCGGGCGCACAGGCCCAGGCGCCCGCCGCCAGGCCCTCCGACAACGCCCAGGAAGCCAAAGCCGAGAAACCGGCTGCATCGGTCGAGGAAAAGTCTGCCGACGCGGCGGAAACCGCGCCGGAGGCTGCGGTTGAAAAGCCGGCCGAGCCGCCGGCACCGGTGGTCCGACCGACCAAGCTGGTGACCAGCCCGGTGCGTGGCGGCGTGCAGATCTACGCCGCCGGCGGCGACCTGATCGTGCTCGCCCCTGTCAGCCCGGGTGCGGAACTTCTCGCCGACGGCAATATCCATGTGTACGGTCCGATGCGCGGCCGCGCCCTGGCAGGCGTCAAGGGCGATACCAGCGCACGTATTTTCTGCCAGCAACTGGCCGCCGAACTGGTGTCCATCGCTGGTAATTACAAGGTCGCCGAAGACCTTCGACGCAGTCCGCAATGGGGGCAGGCGGTGCACGTCAGCCTGTCGGGTGACGTGTTGAACATCACCCGCCTTTAA